A genome region from Bradyrhizobium sp. WSM1417 includes the following:
- the rfbC gene encoding dTDP-4-dehydrorhamnose 3,5-epimerase, translating into MKFHKTSLLGAYTIELDKRGDDRGFFARLFCQKEFDAAGAPMSAVQINNSLSAKAGTLRGMHYQLPPAAEIKVVRCVRGALYDAIIDIRPDSPTFGKWFGIELTAENRLMLLVPKGFAHGFLTLSDDTEAFYMVSEFYGPEQERGIRFDDPRFNIEWPNTPVEVSSKDRAWPDFSPTFHGTELLRGLT; encoded by the coding sequence ATGAAATTCCACAAGACCTCTCTACTCGGCGCCTACACGATCGAACTGGACAAGCGCGGAGACGATCGCGGCTTCTTCGCCCGGCTCTTCTGCCAGAAGGAATTCGATGCGGCGGGCGCTCCAATGTCAGCCGTTCAGATCAACAATTCGCTCAGCGCGAAGGCCGGCACGCTCCGTGGCATGCATTATCAATTGCCGCCGGCCGCCGAAATCAAGGTGGTCCGCTGCGTACGCGGAGCACTGTACGATGCGATCATCGACATCAGACCGGATTCTCCGACTTTCGGAAAATGGTTCGGCATCGAGCTGACCGCCGAAAACCGCCTGATGCTCTTGGTGCCGAAAGGCTTCGCACACGGTTTCCTGACGCTTTCGGATGATACCGAAGCATTCTATATGGTGAGCGAATTTTATGGACCGGAACAGGAGCGGGGCATCCGATTTGATGACCCTCGCTTCAATATTGAATGGCCCAACACGCCCGTCGAAGTTTCTTCGAAAGATAGGGCTTGGCCGGATTTCAGTCCAACCTTTCACGGAACGGAGCTGCTTCGGGGGCTGACGTGA